The following proteins are encoded in a genomic region of Bradyrhizobium sp. SK17:
- a CDS encoding AraC family transcriptional regulator has product MDWLSRLFEMMPVRGRLDIRCSYSVPWRIEQGPGATNEIPYHAVLAGSAILDDPAGGRPLLLKSGDILLLPGNPRHVMHDGTGATPLPARNRAAQNFTISENLGSDERLDLLCGHFAIAPPHDRLLRSYLPPRLVVHAGPRVEKRTAAQLAGLVSLMRSETADDHLGGRAMLNALSTAMFALALRLASETDDGSRGLLALVGDPRLAPAVTAMFNEPARAWSLPELARLCNMSRATLARQFQEKLGRSASDLLTDIRMTLAANELRRSSLSTGAVAEIAGYQSEAAFQRAFKSHIGVTPAQWRKAQPPDQETAAQAGPKG; this is encoded by the coding sequence ATGGATTGGCTCAGCCGGCTGTTCGAGATGATGCCGGTCCGCGGGCGGCTCGATATTCGCTGCAGCTACAGCGTGCCCTGGCGTATCGAGCAGGGGCCGGGCGCGACCAACGAGATCCCCTATCATGCGGTGCTCGCCGGCTCGGCGATCCTGGACGATCCCGCAGGCGGTCGGCCGCTGCTGCTGAAGTCCGGCGACATTCTTTTGCTGCCCGGCAATCCGCGACACGTGATGCATGACGGCACCGGGGCGACACCTCTGCCGGCTAGAAACCGGGCGGCGCAGAATTTCACGATCAGCGAAAACCTGGGTTCGGACGAACGGCTCGACTTGCTGTGCGGGCACTTCGCGATCGCACCTCCGCACGACCGTCTGTTGCGCAGCTATCTTCCGCCGCGTCTCGTCGTGCATGCCGGCCCGCGGGTGGAAAAGCGGACGGCCGCACAGCTCGCTGGACTCGTATCCTTGATGCGCAGCGAAACGGCCGACGATCATCTGGGTGGCCGCGCCATGCTGAACGCGCTGTCCACGGCGATGTTCGCGCTTGCGCTGCGGCTTGCGAGCGAGACCGATGACGGCTCGCGTGGGTTGCTGGCGCTGGTCGGTGATCCCCGCCTGGCGCCGGCGGTGACCGCCATGTTCAACGAGCCCGCGCGTGCGTGGTCGCTGCCCGAACTCGCGCGTCTGTGCAACATGTCGCGCGCGACGCTTGCGCGGCAATTCCAGGAGAAGCTTGGCCGATCGGCGAGCGATCTGCTTACCGATATCCGGATGACGCTTGCGGCAAACGAGTTGAGGCGATCATCGCTTTCGACCGGCGCCGTTGCGGAGATCGCCGGCTACCAGTCGGAGGCCGCATTTCAGCGGGCCTTCAAGAGCCATATCGGCGTGACCCCGGCACAATGGCGCAAGGCGCAACCGCCGGACCAAGAGACTGCTGCGCAGGCTGGTCCGAAAGGGTAG
- a CDS encoding response regulator, translating into MTIEQRKRDVALVVDDSPETLRLLTDALDGAGMTVMVALDGASAMRIVDQITPDIVLLDAVMPGMDGFETCRRLKRDAGLDGVPIIFMTGLAETEHIVRGLEAGGVDYVTKPIVIEEMLARIRVHLANARMTQSARAALDVSGRYLLAVNNAGALLWATPQAQKLLSDTLADAADNFVLPDPMPQWLDHAQKGKAGSKTATVASFPGNEQLRLQYMGKLGPNEFLLRLAKDTSGDMPAEFSSELGLTTREGEVLSWLSKGKTNRDIAQILGLSPRTVDKHLEQIYAKLGVENRTAAAAIAVNARHRKS; encoded by the coding sequence ATGACCATTGAACAGAGAAAGCGCGACGTCGCGCTCGTCGTCGACGACTCGCCGGAGACATTGCGCCTCCTCACCGACGCGCTCGACGGCGCCGGAATGACCGTGATGGTCGCCCTCGACGGCGCCTCCGCGATGCGCATCGTCGACCAGATCACGCCCGATATCGTGCTGCTCGACGCCGTGATGCCGGGCATGGACGGCTTCGAGACCTGCCGGCGGCTGAAGCGCGATGCCGGGCTCGACGGCGTCCCGATCATCTTCATGACGGGCCTCGCCGAAACCGAGCACATCGTGCGTGGGCTCGAAGCCGGTGGCGTCGACTACGTCACCAAGCCGATCGTGATCGAGGAAATGCTGGCGCGCATTCGGGTCCATCTCGCCAATGCGCGGATGACGCAGAGCGCGCGCGCCGCGCTCGATGTCTCCGGCCGCTATCTGCTCGCGGTCAACAACGCCGGCGCGCTGCTGTGGGCGACGCCGCAGGCCCAGAAACTGCTGTCGGATACGCTCGCCGACGCCGCCGACAATTTCGTGTTGCCGGACCCGATGCCGCAATGGCTCGACCACGCGCAGAAGGGCAAGGCGGGATCGAAAACCGCAACCGTGGCGTCCTTTCCCGGCAACGAGCAACTTCGGCTGCAATATATGGGCAAGCTTGGCCCCAACGAATTCTTGCTGCGGCTGGCCAAGGACACCAGTGGCGACATGCCTGCCGAGTTCTCCAGCGAGCTCGGCCTCACCACCCGCGAGGGCGAGGTGCTGTCCTGGCTCTCCAAGGGCAAGACCAACCGCGACATCGCGCAGATCCTGGGCCTGAGCCCGCGCACCGTCGACAAGCATCTCGAGCAGATCTACGCCAAGCTCGGGGTCGAGAACCGCACTGCCGCCGCCGCGATCGCGGTCAATGCAAGGCATCGCAAGTCCTGA
- a CDS encoding hybrid sensor histidine kinase/response regulator, which yields MAGRQRIDRVRRQYNQWVANQTLEDYALRFTAKSARRWSAARVANTALGAISFLALEAIGGTITLNYGAMNASAAILVVSVIIFLCGLPIAYHAAKSGIDIDLLTRGAGFGYIGSTITSLIYASFTFIFFAIEAVILASALDMCFGIPRPIGYLISAVVIIPLVIYGITLISRFQLWTQPLWIILHIMPFAAIAWANPHSFTEWRKFAGDHGDPSGHLDLLLFGTAASVVFALVAQIGEQVDFLRFLPRDRRTSRKAWWIALLGAGPGWIVLGALKLLAGSFLAFFALSHGVSAEHAAEPANMYLEAFRYVLSQPDLAMALTGTFVILSQVKINVTNAYAGSIAWSNFFSRLTHSHPGRVVWLVFNVVVALLLMEIGVYKALEQTLALYSNVAIAWVGALVADLVINKPLGLRPQHIEFKRAHLCDINPVGVGAMTIATVVSISAFYGLFGPTAKALSAFVALAVAFVTAPLIAWATDGKYYIARKPKRSWQNIESIQCCICEHAFEPEDMAACPAYAGPICSLCCSLDARCHDLCKPHGRIGAQVSDALGKVMPQPIYARLNSQLGHYLGVFAVSAGLVALVLGLIYLQTTAAHANELLADVLWKVFFALTLIIGVVAWLFVLAQQSRRAAEAETRRQTTLLIQEIDAHKRTDAELQRAKEVAESANLAKSRYVVGLSHELRSPLNAISGYAQLLEQDDSLQVRPREQVRVVRRSADHLSGLIDGILDISKIEAGRLYLSRDEVRLNDFLEQLVGMFRLQAAAKGIDFVFRRPAVLPVVVYADEKRLRQILINLLSNAIKFTQSGKVQFVVHYRSPVAEFEVIDTGPGIQPDDLERIFAPFERGALGVTQPQTGTGLGLTISRLLAGVMGGDIKVLSTVGTGSTFKVKLLLSEVTNPRRDAPVDAPVYGYHGPRKTILITDDDPTQRDLLREILAPLGFILLSAPDGPGCLALAQHCRPDMFLLDISMAGMDGWTVAETLRSEGHHQARILMISASALEAHGAPLAQPFHDGYLMKPIDIPRLLETIRQLLKIEWEYEAEQAPAPQWKPDSGTRPPVKYVEELISLGQLGYVRAIQLKLDEIGNECPEHADFVEQMRTLVDRFDLDQYMATLKILHSYDH from the coding sequence GTGGCAGGGCGGCAGCGGATAGACCGCGTCAGGCGCCAATACAATCAATGGGTCGCCAACCAGACGCTGGAAGACTACGCGCTGCGCTTCACGGCCAAGAGCGCGCGGCGCTGGTCCGCCGCCCGCGTCGCCAACACCGCGCTTGGCGCGATCTCTTTCCTGGCGCTGGAGGCGATCGGCGGCACCATCACGCTGAACTATGGCGCGATGAACGCCTCCGCGGCGATCCTGGTGGTCAGCGTCATCATCTTCCTGTGCGGGCTGCCGATCGCCTACCACGCCGCGAAGAGCGGCATCGACATCGACCTGCTGACCCGCGGCGCCGGCTTCGGCTATATCGGCTCGACCATCACCTCGCTGATCTACGCCTCCTTCACCTTCATCTTCTTCGCGATCGAGGCGGTGATCCTCGCCAGCGCACTCGACATGTGCTTCGGCATTCCGCGGCCGATCGGCTATCTGATCAGCGCGGTGGTGATCATCCCGCTGGTCATCTACGGCATCACGCTGATCAGCCGGTTCCAGCTCTGGACCCAGCCGCTGTGGATCATCCTCCACATCATGCCGTTCGCGGCGATCGCCTGGGCCAATCCGCATTCCTTCACCGAGTGGCGCAAATTCGCCGGCGACCACGGCGATCCCTCCGGCCATCTCGATCTGCTGCTGTTCGGCACCGCGGCCTCCGTCGTGTTCGCGCTGGTGGCGCAGATCGGCGAGCAGGTCGACTTCCTGCGCTTCCTGCCGCGCGACCGCCGCACCTCGCGCAAGGCGTGGTGGATCGCACTGCTCGGCGCCGGTCCCGGCTGGATCGTGCTCGGTGCGCTGAAGCTGCTGGCCGGCTCGTTCCTGGCCTTCTTCGCGCTCAGCCACGGCGTCTCGGCCGAGCACGCCGCCGAGCCCGCCAACATGTATCTCGAAGCCTTCCGCTACGTGCTGTCACAGCCGGATCTCGCGATGGCGCTGACCGGAACGTTCGTGATCCTGTCGCAGGTCAAGATCAACGTCACCAACGCCTATGCCGGCTCGATCGCCTGGTCGAACTTCTTCTCCCGCCTCACCCACTCGCATCCCGGCCGTGTGGTGTGGCTGGTGTTCAACGTGGTGGTCGCGCTGCTGCTGATGGAGATCGGCGTCTACAAGGCGCTGGAGCAGACGCTGGCGCTGTACTCGAACGTCGCGATCGCCTGGGTCGGCGCGCTGGTCGCCGATCTCGTCATCAACAAGCCGCTCGGCCTGCGGCCGCAGCACATCGAGTTCAAGCGCGCGCATCTCTGCGACATCAATCCGGTCGGCGTCGGCGCGATGACGATCGCGACGGTGGTCTCGATCAGCGCGTTCTACGGCCTGTTCGGCCCGACCGCCAAGGCGCTGTCGGCCTTCGTCGCGCTCGCGGTCGCCTTCGTCACGGCTCCCCTGATTGCCTGGGCGACCGACGGCAAGTACTACATCGCGCGCAAGCCGAAACGGAGCTGGCAGAATATTGAATCGATCCAGTGCTGTATCTGCGAGCATGCGTTCGAGCCCGAGGATATGGCCGCCTGCCCGGCCTATGCCGGCCCGATCTGCTCGCTGTGCTGCTCGCTCGACGCACGCTGCCACGATCTCTGCAAGCCGCATGGGCGGATCGGCGCCCAGGTGTCGGACGCGCTGGGCAAGGTGATGCCGCAGCCGATCTACGCCCGCCTCAACTCGCAGCTCGGACATTACCTCGGCGTGTTCGCTGTCTCCGCCGGCCTGGTGGCGCTGGTGCTCGGCCTGATCTACCTGCAAACCACGGCGGCGCATGCCAACGAGCTGTTGGCCGACGTGCTGTGGAAGGTGTTCTTTGCGCTGACGCTGATCATCGGCGTGGTCGCCTGGCTGTTCGTGCTGGCGCAACAGAGCCGACGCGCCGCGGAAGCGGAAACCCGGCGACAGACCACGCTGCTGATCCAGGAAATCGATGCCCACAAGCGCACCGACGCCGAATTGCAGCGCGCCAAGGAGGTCGCTGAATCAGCCAACCTCGCCAAGAGCCGCTATGTCGTCGGCCTCAGCCACGAGCTTCGCTCGCCGCTGAACGCGATCTCCGGCTATGCCCAGCTGCTGGAGCAGGACGACAGTCTCCAAGTGCGGCCGCGTGAGCAGGTGCGCGTGGTCCGCCGCAGCGCCGACCATCTGTCGGGTCTGATCGACGGCATTCTCGACATCTCCAAGATCGAAGCCGGCCGGCTCTATCTGTCGCGTGACGAGGTGCGGCTGAACGATTTCCTCGAACAGTTGGTCGGCATGTTCCGCCTGCAAGCGGCGGCAAAAGGCATCGACTTCGTGTTCAGGCGGCCGGCCGTGCTGCCCGTCGTGGTCTATGCCGACGAGAAGCGGCTGCGGCAGATCCTGATCAACCTGCTCTCGAACGCGATCAAGTTCACCCAGTCCGGCAAGGTGCAATTCGTCGTGCATTACCGCAGCCCGGTCGCCGAGTTCGAGGTGATCGACACCGGGCCGGGCATCCAGCCCGACGACCTCGAGCGGATCTTCGCGCCGTTCGAGCGCGGCGCACTCGGCGTCACCCAGCCACAGACCGGCACCGGGCTCGGCCTGACCATCAGCCGCCTGCTCGCCGGCGTGATGGGCGGCGACATCAAGGTGTTGAGCACGGTCGGCACCGGCAGCACCTTCAAGGTCAAGCTGCTGCTGTCCGAGGTCACCAACCCGCGCCGCGATGCGCCGGTCGATGCTCCCGTCTATGGCTATCACGGCCCGCGCAAGACGATCCTGATCACCGACGACGACCCGACCCAGCGCGACCTCCTGCGCGAGATCCTGGCGCCGCTCGGCTTCATCCTGCTCAGCGCGCCGGACGGGCCGGGCTGCCTCGCCCTCGCCCAGCATTGCCGGCCGGACATGTTCCTGCTCGATATCTCGATGGCCGGGATGGACGGCTGGACGGTCGCCGAGACCTTGCGCTCCGAAGGCCATCATCAGGCCCGCATCCTGATGATCTCGGCCAGCGCGCTGGAGGCGCACGGCGCGCCGCTGGCGCAACCGTTCCACGACGGCTATTTGATGAAGCCGATCGACATCCCGCGACTGCTGGAGACCATCCGCCAGTTGCTCAAGATCGAGTGGGAGTATGAGGCCGAGCAGGCGCCTGCCCCGCAATGGAAGCCCGATAGCGGCACGCGCCCGCCGGTCAAATATGTCGAAGAGCTGATCAGCCTCGGCCAGCTCGGCTATGTCAGAGCGATCCAGCTCAAGCTCGACGAGATCGGCAACGAGTGTCCCGAGCACGCGGACTTCGTCGAACAGATGCGGACGCTGGTCGACCGGTTCGATCTCGATCAATATATGGCGACGTTGAAGATATTGCACAGCTATGACCATTGA
- the urtA gene encoding urea ABC transporter substrate-binding protein, with translation MSDETKPGLPSPLRRKLLMGMAALPAISMLGRPAFADVPATSAVNTTGLAVTDSEVTVGILHSVTGTMAISETGSVEAEKLAIEQINAAGGVLGRKIKFIQEDGASDWPTFAEKAKKLLVNDKCAAVMGCWTSASRKAVLPVFEQYNGMLYYPTFYEGLEQSKNVIYTGQEATQQIIAGLDWVNKTKGAKSFYLLGSDYIWPRTSNKIARKHIENHLQGCKVVGEEYFPLGSTQFNSVINKIKLTKPDVIYAIIVGGSNVAFYKQLKAAGIDLSKQTLLTISVTEDEIDGIGGENIAGAYACMKYFQSLDNPNNKAFVPAFKKMWGEKTVIGDVTQAAYLGPWLWKLTAEKAGSFDIDKIAAASPGVEFKGAPEGYVRIHENHHLWSKTRVGRAKADGQYELIYETADLVEPNPFPKGYQ, from the coding sequence ATGTCAGACGAAACCAAACCAGGACTGCCGTCTCCGCTCCGCCGCAAGCTCTTGATGGGCATGGCCGCATTGCCGGCCATCTCGATGCTGGGCCGTCCCGCATTTGCCGACGTTCCTGCAACTTCTGCGGTCAACACCACCGGTCTTGCAGTCACCGATAGCGAAGTCACCGTCGGCATCCTGCACTCCGTCACCGGCACCATGGCGATCTCCGAGACCGGGTCGGTCGAGGCCGAGAAGCTCGCGATCGAGCAGATCAACGCCGCCGGCGGCGTGCTGGGCCGCAAGATCAAGTTCATCCAGGAGGACGGCGCGAGCGACTGGCCGACCTTCGCGGAGAAAGCCAAGAAGCTGCTGGTCAACGACAAATGCGCCGCGGTGATGGGCTGCTGGACCTCGGCCTCGCGCAAGGCGGTGCTGCCGGTGTTCGAGCAGTACAACGGCATGCTGTACTACCCGACCTTCTATGAAGGCCTCGAGCAGTCCAAGAACGTGATCTACACCGGCCAGGAGGCCACCCAGCAGATCATCGCCGGCCTCGACTGGGTCAACAAGACCAAGGGCGCGAAGAGCTTCTATCTGCTCGGCTCCGACTACATCTGGCCGCGCACCTCGAACAAGATCGCGCGCAAGCACATCGAGAACCATTTGCAAGGCTGCAAGGTGGTCGGCGAGGAATACTTCCCGCTCGGCTCGACCCAGTTCAACTCGGTCATCAACAAGATCAAGCTGACCAAGCCGGACGTGATCTACGCGATCATCGTCGGCGGCTCGAACGTCGCGTTCTACAAGCAGCTCAAGGCGGCGGGTATCGACCTGTCGAAGCAGACGCTGCTGACGATCTCGGTCACCGAGGACGAGATCGACGGCATCGGCGGCGAAAACATCGCGGGCGCCTATGCCTGCATGAAGTACTTCCAGTCACTCGACAACCCGAACAACAAGGCCTTCGTGCCGGCGTTCAAGAAGATGTGGGGCGAGAAGACCGTGATCGGCGACGTCACGCAGGCCGCCTATCTCGGCCCGTGGCTGTGGAAGTTGACCGCGGAGAAGGCCGGATCGTTCGACATCGACAAGATCGCGGCGGCCTCGCCCGGGGTCGAGTTCAAGGGCGCGCCCGAAGGCTATGTGCGCATCCACGAGAACCATCATCTGTGGTCGAAGACCCGCGTCGGGCGCGCCAAGGCCGACGGCCAGTATGAGCTGATCTACGAGACCGCAGACCTCGTCGAGCCGAACCCGTTCCCGAAGGGCTACCAGTGA
- the urtB gene encoding urea ABC transporter permease subunit UrtB produces MFGDYSISDLGAILAMQGFAGLILFSVYVLMALGLAIIFGQMGVINMAHGEFMILGAYVTWMTSNVVQHAAPWLFPGYFFIAMILAFIASGALGMLVEWALIRHLYKRPLDTLLATWGLSLILQQAYRSVFGAREVGVDLPEWMMGSWQATDSIQIPINGMFVMGLTVLITIVVFYILFWSSWGKQVRAVVQNRVMAGAVGINTEKVDRYTFGLGCGIAGIAGSAFTMIGSTGPTAGQLYIVDTFLVVVFGGAASLFGTIASAFSISQTQSTLEFFLSGSMAKVITLLTIVAILMVRPQGLFALKVRK; encoded by the coding sequence ATGTTCGGCGACTATTCGATCAGCGACCTCGGCGCCATCCTCGCGATGCAGGGATTTGCCGGGCTCATCCTGTTCTCCGTCTATGTGCTGATGGCGCTGGGGCTTGCCATCATCTTCGGCCAGATGGGCGTGATCAACATGGCCCATGGCGAGTTCATGATCCTCGGCGCCTACGTCACCTGGATGACGTCGAACGTGGTGCAGCACGCCGCGCCCTGGCTTTTCCCGGGCTACTTCTTCATCGCGATGATCCTGGCGTTCATCGCCTCGGGCGCGCTCGGCATGCTGGTCGAATGGGCGCTGATACGCCACCTCTACAAGCGCCCGCTCGATACGCTGCTGGCGACCTGGGGCCTCAGCCTGATCCTGCAGCAGGCCTACCGCTCGGTGTTCGGCGCGCGCGAGGTCGGCGTCGATCTGCCGGAATGGATGATGGGCTCCTGGCAGGCCACTGACTCGATCCAGATCCCGATCAACGGTATGTTCGTGATGGGGCTGACGGTCCTGATCACGATCGTCGTGTTCTACATCCTGTTCTGGTCGAGCTGGGGCAAGCAGGTGCGAGCCGTGGTGCAGAACCGCGTCATGGCGGGCGCCGTCGGCATCAACACCGAGAAGGTCGATCGCTACACTTTCGGGCTCGGCTGCGGCATCGCGGGGATCGCCGGCTCGGCCTTCACCATGATCGGCTCGACCGGACCGACCGCCGGCCAGCTCTATATCGTCGACACTTTCCTGGTCGTGGTGTTCGGCGGCGCCGCCTCGCTGTTCGGCACCATCGCCTCCGCCTTCTCGATCTCGCAGACCCAGTCGACGCTGGAATTCTTCCTGTCGGGATCGATGGCCAAGGTGATCACGCTGCTGACCATCGTCGCGATCCTGATGGTGCGTCCGCAGGGGCTGTTCGCACTCAAGGTCCGCAAATAA
- the urtC gene encoding urea ABC transporter permease subunit UrtC — protein sequence MINSRFFNRSELLGFLALAVLLFLILPLSLDIFRLNLVAKYLTYAFVGIGLVLCWGYGGILSLGQGVFFGLGGYCMAMYLKLEASSVANTKIQSTPGIPDFMDWNQLTSLPFFWKPFHSFPVTLLAILLVPAVFALIIGAAMFKRRVGGVYFAIITQAIAAILTILIVGQQGYTGGINGITDLRTLNGWDIRTDHAKFILYFVEVVLLFGCIVAAQFIRLTKLGRILVAMREQEDRVRFSGYSVANFKIFAFCAAAVFAAIGGAMFTLEVGFMSPSFVGIVPSIEMVIYTAVGGRMSIFGAVWGALLVNFAKTSLSESFPQLWLFGLGALFIAVVLAFPNGLSGIWADHIQPRIDRLLSSRKSKSAAGLVADGAPAE from the coding sequence ATGATCAACTCGCGCTTTTTCAATCGCTCCGAACTGCTCGGCTTCCTGGCGCTCGCGGTGCTGCTGTTTCTGATCCTGCCGCTGTCGCTGGATATCTTCCGTCTCAATTTGGTCGCCAAATACCTGACCTACGCCTTCGTCGGCATCGGCCTCGTGCTGTGCTGGGGCTATGGCGGCATCCTGAGCCTGGGGCAGGGCGTGTTCTTCGGCCTCGGCGGCTACTGCATGGCGATGTACCTCAAGCTCGAGGCGTCGTCGGTCGCGAACACCAAGATCCAGTCGACGCCCGGCATCCCCGACTTCATGGATTGGAATCAGCTCACCTCGCTGCCCTTCTTCTGGAAGCCATTCCACAGCTTCCCGGTCACGCTGCTGGCGATCTTGCTGGTTCCCGCAGTCTTCGCGCTGATCATCGGCGCCGCGATGTTCAAGCGCCGGGTCGGTGGCGTGTACTTCGCGATCATCACGCAAGCGATCGCCGCGATCCTCACCATCCTGATCGTGGGGCAGCAGGGCTACACCGGCGGCATCAACGGCATTACCGATTTGCGCACGCTGAACGGCTGGGACATCCGCACCGATCACGCCAAGTTCATTCTGTATTTCGTCGAGGTTGTGCTGCTGTTCGGATGCATCGTCGCCGCGCAGTTCATCCGCCTGACAAAACTCGGGCGCATCCTGGTGGCGATGAGGGAGCAGGAGGATCGTGTGCGTTTCTCCGGTTACAGCGTCGCCAACTTCAAGATCTTCGCGTTCTGCGCCGCCGCGGTGTTCGCTGCGATCGGCGGCGCGATGTTCACGCTCGAAGTCGGCTTCATGTCGCCGTCCTTCGTCGGCATCGTGCCGTCGATCGAGATGGTGATCTACACCGCGGTCGGCGGCCGGATGTCGATCTTCGGCGCGGTCTGGGGTGCGCTGCTGGTCAATTTCGCCAAGACCAGCCTCTCGGAATCCTTCCCGCAGCTCTGGCTGTTCGGTCTCGGCGCGTTGTTCATCGCGGTCGTGCTGGCCTTCCCGAACGGGCTCTCCGGCATCTGGGCGGACCACATCCAGCCCCGCATCGATCGTCTTTTGTCATCACGCAAATCGAAATCGGCCGCCGGCCTCGTCGCCGACGGCGCACCGGCCGAGTGA
- the urtD gene encoding urea ABC transporter ATP-binding protein UrtD, translating to MLVGHQPKDFLLAVSGLTVSFDGFKAVNDLSFYVEENEIRVIIGPNGAGKTTVLDLICGKTRATSGSIQFRGQELTKLRENEIVQAGVGRKFQTPSVFEDLTVFENLEISFPRGRTVFGSLTFQRDDTVKQRVEEVAEMIFLKDRLNTYADQLSHGQKQWLEIGMLLIQDPDLLMLDEPVAGMSVSERAKTAELLNRIIKDRSVLVIEHDMKFVEDIAHKVTVLHQGQILSEGTMEHVKNDPKVIEVYLGH from the coding sequence ATGCTCGTCGGCCATCAGCCAAAGGACTTCCTGCTCGCGGTCTCCGGTCTCACCGTGTCCTTTGACGGCTTCAAGGCGGTCAACGATCTCTCCTTCTATGTCGAGGAGAACGAGATCCGCGTCATCATCGGCCCGAACGGCGCCGGCAAGACCACGGTGCTCGACCTGATCTGCGGCAAGACCCGAGCGACATCAGGCTCGATCCAGTTCCGCGGCCAGGAGCTGACGAAACTGCGCGAGAACGAGATCGTGCAGGCCGGCGTGGGGCGCAAGTTCCAGACGCCGTCGGTGTTCGAGGATCTCACCGTGTTCGAGAACCTCGAGATTTCGTTTCCGCGTGGCCGCACCGTGTTCGGCTCGCTGACCTTCCAGCGCGACGACACCGTCAAGCAGCGGGTCGAGGAGGTCGCCGAAATGATCTTCCTCAAGGACCGGCTCAATACCTATGCCGACCAGCTCAGCCATGGCCAGAAGCAGTGGCTCGAGATCGGCATGCTGCTGATCCAGGATCCGGACCTCCTGATGCTCGACGAGCCGGTCGCCGGCATGAGCGTCTCCGAGCGTGCCAAGACTGCCGAGCTGCTCAACCGCATCATCAAGGACCGCTCGGTACTGGTGATCGAGCACGACATGAAGTTCGTCGAGGACATCGCGCACAAGGTGACGGTGCTGCACCAGGGGCAGATCCTGTCCGAGGGGACCATGGAGCACGTCAAGAACGATCCAAAAGTGATCGAAGTCTATTTGGGGCACTGA
- the urtE gene encoding urea ABC transporter ATP-binding subunit UrtE, with the protein MLAINDLHVAYGQSEVLHGLNVSVASNEIVAIMGRNGMGKTTLMKSLMGILPAKSGKMTMDGAALDGLKSYERVAKGLAYVPQGRMIFSTMTVKENIETGLVVSGGSEVPGDIYELFPVLLEMKGRRGGNLSGGQQQQLAIARALATKPKVLLLDEPTEGIQPSIIKDMARTLKRIRDERGLSIVVSEQVLSFALDIADRVLVIENGEIVRDDPRASVDAAQISKYLSV; encoded by the coding sequence ATGCTGGCAATCAATGATCTTCACGTCGCCTATGGCCAGAGCGAGGTGCTACACGGCCTCAACGTCTCGGTCGCGTCCAACGAGATCGTCGCGATCATGGGCCGCAACGGCATGGGCAAGACCACGCTGATGAAATCCCTGATGGGCATCCTGCCGGCCAAGAGCGGCAAGATGACCATGGACGGCGCCGCGCTCGATGGCCTTAAGAGCTACGAGCGGGTGGCGAAGGGGCTCGCCTACGTGCCGCAGGGCCGCATGATCTTCTCCACCATGACGGTGAAGGAGAACATCGAGACCGGGCTCGTGGTGTCAGGCGGCTCGGAGGTGCCCGGTGACATCTACGAACTGTTCCCGGTGCTGCTCGAGATGAAGGGCCGGCGCGGCGGCAATCTCTCCGGCGGGCAGCAGCAGCAGCTCGCGATCGCCCGCGCACTTGCGACCAAGCCGAAGGTGCTGCTGCTTGATGAGCCGACCGAAGGCATCCAGCCGTCGATCATCAAGGACATGGCGCGCACCCTGAAGCGGATCCGCGACGAGCGGGGGCTGTCGATCGTGGTCTCCGAGCAGGTGCTGAGCTTCGCGCTCGACATCGCCGACCGCGTGCTCGTCATCGAGAACGGCGAGATCGTCCGCGACGATCCGCGCGCTAGCGTCGATGCCGCGCAGATCTCAAAATATCTGTCCGTGTAA